The following proteins are co-located in the Candidatus Phytoplasma asteris genome:
- the cysS gene encoding cysteine--tRNA ligase — MLKIYNSLTRKKEFFNPAHPPQINMYVCGPTVYNHLHLGNTRPLIFFDTVKRYLEMLNFRVYYVVNITDIDDKIIENALKNQVLEQDLANKYIKSFNNLLKTLNIQTINFKPQATQYINSMIVYIQTLLDQGFAYFTDQGIYFRVSKIDDYGKLKKQDLSQLKQNARKQLDPQKEFPGDFILWKKTSQGITYPSPWFSGRPGWHTECATMIEQLFKLPLDIHGGGTDLKFPHHENEIAQTHAHSHQKLANFFMHVERLYYQNQKMSKSLGNIIWCKDLLKQYNPCIIKLLILSTHYRKPINFSYDLMEQAQQKYQKITDFLTKNNFYLKVNQFSCQALDQDIMQLFHQLMQDDLATHKVIDLMEQTIKQAHQTQILDKLSQFQNSLLLILNILGITIPFNKPTKTDLQTYFLWQDARKCRDFAQADILRKQLLDKGFI, encoded by the coding sequence ATGCTAAAAATTTATAACTCTTTAACTCGCAAAAAAGAATTTTTTAACCCTGCCCATCCGCCCCAAATTAACATGTATGTTTGTGGACCTACTGTCTATAATCACCTGCATTTAGGAAACACCAGACCGTTAATTTTTTTTGATACAGTGAAAAGATATTTAGAAATGCTTAATTTTAGGGTATATTATGTAGTAAATATTACTGATATTGATGATAAAATTATTGAAAATGCCCTTAAAAACCAAGTTTTGGAACAAGATTTAGCCAATAAATATATTAAATCTTTCAACAATCTCCTCAAAACCCTAAACATTCAAACCATTAATTTTAAACCTCAAGCTACTCAATATATCAATTCTATGATTGTCTACATCCAAACTCTTTTAGACCAAGGATTTGCTTATTTTACCGATCAAGGAATATATTTTCGTGTATCTAAAATTGATGATTATGGTAAACTCAAAAAACAAGATTTATCCCAACTTAAACAAAATGCACGTAAACAATTAGACCCCCAAAAAGAATTTCCAGGAGATTTTATTTTATGGAAAAAAACTTCGCAAGGTATTACATACCCAAGTCCTTGGTTTTCAGGGCGTCCTGGTTGGCATACTGAATGTGCAACTATGATTGAACAACTTTTTAAATTGCCTTTGGATATTCATGGAGGAGGTACAGATTTAAAATTTCCTCATCATGAAAATGAAATTGCCCAAACACACGCCCATAGCCACCAAAAACTAGCTAATTTTTTTATGCATGTAGAAAGATTATATTATCAAAATCAAAAAATGTCTAAATCTTTAGGAAATATTATTTGGTGTAAAGATTTATTAAAACAATACAATCCTTGCATAATAAAGCTTTTAATTTTGAGTACTCATTACCGCAAGCCAATCAATTTTAGTTATGATTTGATGGAACAAGCCCAACAAAAATACCAAAAAATAACTGATTTTTTAACTAAAAATAATTTTTATTTAAAAGTTAATCAATTTTCTTGCCAAGCCTTAGACCAAGATATAATGCAGTTATTTCATCAATTAATGCAAGATGATTTGGCTACTCATAAAGTAATTGATTTAATGGAACAAACAATTAAACAAGCCCATCAAACCCAAATTTTGGATAAGTTATCCCAATTTCAAAACTCTTTATTATTAATTTTAAATATTTTAGGAATTACAATTCCATTTAACAAACCAACAAAAACAGACTTACAAACATATTTTTTGTGGCAAGATGCAAGAAAATGTAGAGATTTTGCCCAAGCAGATATTTTAAGAAAGCAATTATTAGATAAAGGCTTTATTTAA
- a CDS encoding nucleoside kinase: MLKVYYNQTILNVTLNTSLETLKNQLNLKNVYAAKVNNKLKELTFKLHAPINQITFLGAWNAAAVNIYEASLRYLVAMASYKLFENISLHFTYYSSSSILVSFPKEITFLPEMFQKIKEEMHLLVSQKLDITKKKLPLEKALQIYQSLGFGDKISLLKQKAPSFATLYFCQNYCNYMYQGLVPNTSYLDKYHLFYHQNGFVMQFVTPFSDEKIPPFQQEPLFEQMLTQSLAFKKTIQMQNVSQINQFAKTAQSQFNLINLAEINHQNQLQQLSAKIAKRASNLKIINISGPSSSGKTTFAKRLQLQLQAFGICTFIIAMDNYYLPLKDIPKEKDGISFDFESIDALNIPLFNQNIYDLLTCKKTTIPQFDFVTRSHTQKDIQTHNHIILVEGIHAINPKLTPFIPRLQKFQIYIAPQHQLSLDFHNPLHLTDVRFLRRAIRDYISRNTTILRTFEFWDSVRKGEFRWIYPNQQEADFVFNSELIYEFNVLKPYLIPLLLQIPETSKYFDKAQYFLNLLSFFKSFDSNLVFHESLLKEFIGGSPFYF; encoded by the coding sequence GTGCTAAAAGTTTATTATAATCAAACCATCCTAAATGTTACTTTAAACACTAGTTTAGAGACTTTAAAAAATCAATTAAACCTTAAAAATGTTTATGCTGCCAAAGTAAACAATAAATTAAAAGAACTTACCTTTAAATTGCATGCCCCCATCAATCAAATTACTTTTTTAGGCGCTTGGAACGCTGCGGCTGTAAATATTTATGAAGCTAGTTTAAGATATTTAGTTGCTATGGCATCTTACAAACTTTTTGAAAATATTTCATTACATTTTACTTATTATAGTTCTTCTAGTATTTTGGTATCTTTTCCCAAAGAAATTACCTTTTTGCCAGAAATGTTTCAAAAAATTAAAGAAGAAATGCATTTGTTAGTATCGCAAAAATTAGATATTACCAAAAAGAAATTGCCCCTTGAAAAAGCCTTGCAAATTTATCAATCTTTGGGATTTGGGGATAAAATTAGTCTCCTCAAACAAAAAGCTCCTTCCTTTGCTACCCTTTATTTTTGCCAAAACTATTGTAATTATATGTATCAAGGTTTAGTTCCTAACACTAGTTATTTAGATAAATATCATTTATTTTATCATCAAAATGGGTTTGTTATGCAATTTGTAACTCCTTTTAGTGATGAAAAAATTCCTCCTTTTCAACAAGAACCTCTATTTGAACAAATGCTTACTCAAAGTTTGGCTTTTAAAAAAACTATTCAAATGCAAAATGTTTCCCAAATTAATCAATTTGCCAAAACTGCTCAAAGTCAATTTAATTTAATTAATCTTGCAGAAATTAATCATCAAAATCAGTTGCAACAATTAAGTGCTAAAATTGCTAAACGTGCCTCCAATCTTAAAATTATTAATATTTCGGGTCCTTCTTCTAGTGGAAAAACTACATTTGCTAAAAGATTACAATTACAATTACAAGCGTTTGGAATTTGTACTTTTATTATTGCTATGGATAATTATTATTTGCCTTTGAAAGATATTCCCAAAGAAAAAGATGGCATCTCCTTTGATTTTGAAAGTATTGATGCCTTAAATATTCCTTTATTTAATCAAAATATCTATGATTTGCTGACTTGCAAAAAGACTACTATTCCCCAATTTGATTTTGTTACTCGTAGTCATACCCAAAAAGATATTCAAACCCATAATCATATTATTTTGGTAGAAGGAATACATGCCATAAACCCTAAACTTACTCCTTTTATTCCAAGATTACAAAAATTTCAAATCTATATTGCCCCACAACATCAATTATCACTAGATTTCCACAATCCTTTACATTTAACCGATGTGAGGTTTTTAAGAAGAGCTATAAGAGATTATATTTCTAGGAATACTACTATTTTAAGGACTTTTGAGTTTTGGGATTCTGTGCGAAAAGGGGAGTTTAGATGGATTTATCCTAATCAACAAGAAGCTGATTTTGTTTTCAATTCTGAATTAATTTATGAATTTAATGTTTTGAAACCATATTTAATTCCTTTGTTATTGCAAATTCCTGAAACAAGTAAGTATTTTGATAAAGCTCAGTATTTTTTAAATTTGTTAAGTTTTTTTAAATCTTTTGATTCTAATTTAGTGTTTCATGAGTCTTTGTTAAAAGAATTTATTGGTGGGAGTCCTTTTTATTTTTAG
- the thiI gene encoding tRNA uracil 4-sulfurtransferase ThiI, with translation MYQKKILIRFGELFLKGKNKKAFINTLRQLLQNKIKDLCNVQMYFKHDYAYLEYIYDASLEKEILKRLSYVSGISSFVVVSQASRQLDDIVQKACLLLQEKITKNTSFKIETTRKDKSFALKSLELTQQIAPLILKQFEGKLIVDVKNPQVILHVSIRKENTYLYLKSDETQALGGFPVSSGGGGTVLMSGGIDSPVAAYLAMKKGITVELLHFESSPLTPLESIQKVIDLAKVLSRYAFGNQIKLHLVPFRYLQETITKTVLDSYIINVMRRMMYRLASQFAFQKNHLCLINGESVGQVASQTLESMQTTTQVTSMTILRPLVTMDKNEIIKIAKQIDTFDISIRAFHDCCTLYLPQNPTTKPTILKAKREEQKIDYFPLLNDALQNTITLNIDQHLQFNICDYGFFDVKEAIKHFCEQNPEQTIVSQY, from the coding sequence ATGTATCAGAAAAAAATTTTAATTAGATTTGGAGAATTATTTTTAAAAGGAAAAAATAAAAAAGCTTTCATTAATACATTAAGACAATTATTACAAAATAAAATTAAAGACCTTTGCAACGTTCAAATGTATTTTAAACATGATTATGCTTATCTAGAATATATTTATGATGCAAGTTTAGAAAAAGAAATTCTTAAAAGATTATCTTATGTATCAGGGATTTCTTCTTTTGTTGTAGTAAGTCAAGCAAGTAGACAATTAGATGATATTGTTCAAAAAGCTTGTTTATTGTTGCAAGAAAAAATTACAAAAAATACTTCTTTTAAAATAGAAACCACTAGAAAAGATAAAAGTTTTGCTTTAAAAAGTTTGGAACTTACCCAACAAATTGCTCCTTTAATTTTAAAGCAGTTTGAAGGTAAATTAATAGTTGATGTTAAAAATCCTCAAGTTATTTTACATGTTAGTATTAGAAAAGAAAACACTTATCTTTATTTAAAAAGTGATGAAACTCAAGCTTTAGGAGGGTTTCCTGTTTCTTCTGGTGGTGGAGGAACTGTTTTGATGAGTGGTGGTATTGATTCTCCTGTAGCTGCTTATTTGGCGATGAAAAAAGGTATTACAGTAGAGTTATTACATTTTGAATCAAGCCCTTTAACTCCTTTAGAATCAATCCAAAAAGTAATTGATTTAGCTAAAGTTTTGAGTCGTTATGCTTTTGGTAATCAAATTAAATTGCATTTAGTGCCTTTTAGATATTTGCAAGAAACAATTACTAAAACAGTTCTAGATTCTTATATCATTAATGTTATGCGTCGGATGATGTATCGTTTAGCTTCTCAATTTGCTTTTCAAAAAAATCATTTATGTTTAATTAATGGTGAATCAGTAGGACAAGTAGCAAGTCAAACTTTGGAAAGTATGCAGACAACTACTCAAGTAACGAGTATGACTATTTTAAGACCTTTAGTTACTATGGATAAAAATGAAATAATTAAAATAGCTAAACAAATTGATACTTTTGATATTTCTATTCGTGCTTTTCATGATTGTTGTACTCTTTATTTGCCTCAAAATCCCACCACTAAACCAACTATTCTAAAAGCTAAAAGAGAAGAGCAAAAAATAGATTATTTTCCCTTATTAAATGATGCTTTGCAAAATACAATTACTCTAAATATAGACCAACATTTGCAATTTAATATCTGTGATTATGGTTTTTTTGATGTAAAAGAAGCAATTAAGCATTTTTGCGAACAAAATCCAGAGCAAACAATTGTAAGTCAATATTAA
- a CDS encoding TrmH family RNA methyltransferase, which produces MITSKQNPTFKKLKKLQLKKYRDLYQQFLVYGDHLIEQAQKNNAVVTIFTSNEEKPGTFIAPSLMKELSQTKTVFEQMALCKPTSENNLLSDKILVLDDIQDPANLGALMRSASAFGFNQVFASFHSADFYHEKTIRSSQGALFSLSLKRGNTKSFLEEIKEKNYSIFSAFPQKANITMEDAKKYPKKVLVLGNEGQGISLETEALSDYFVNICTQNVESLNVAVAGSILMYLL; this is translated from the coding sequence ATGATTACATCGAAACAAAATCCTACTTTTAAAAAATTAAAAAAATTACAATTAAAAAAATATCGCGATTTATATCAACAATTTTTAGTATATGGTGATCATCTCATTGAACAAGCACAAAAAAACAACGCTGTTGTTACCATTTTTACTTCTAATGAGGAAAAACCAGGGACTTTTATTGCGCCTTCTTTGATGAAAGAATTATCTCAAACTAAAACTGTCTTTGAGCAAATGGCTCTTTGCAAACCTACCTCAGAGAATAATTTATTGTCTGATAAAATTTTAGTTTTGGATGATATTCAAGACCCTGCTAATTTAGGAGCTTTAATGCGTTCTGCTAGTGCTTTTGGGTTTAATCAAGTTTTTGCCAGTTTTCATAGTGCTGATTTTTATCATGAAAAAACTATTAGATCAAGCCAAGGTGCCTTATTTTCGCTTTCCTTAAAAAGAGGCAATACTAAATCCTTTTTAGAAGAAATTAAAGAAAAAAACTATTCTATTTTTAGTGCTTTTCCCCAAAAAGCCAATATTACTATGGAAGATGCTAAAAAATATCCTAAAAAAGTATTAGTTTTAGGAAACGAAGGACAAGGGATTTCTTTGGAAACAGAAGCCCTTTCTGATTATTTTGTAAATATTTGCACTCAAAATGTCGAAAGCCTAAATGTTGCAGTTGCAGGAAGCATTTTAATGTATCTTTTGTAA
- a CDS encoding inorganic diphosphatase: MNILHDINPERITKEEFIVVIEISQGSKKKYEIDKETGLLLLDRFLTTAFRYPINYGFVPLTHCEDNDPLDVLVLSQEILDPMTLVKCRPLGVIKMIDNDELDEKVIAVPVFDKYFSHLQDLKDMPSPMIAEIKHFFENYKALEKKKVVIEAIQDKQAAFSAIETSLLTYQKVIKPSLKKEKKQ, encoded by the coding sequence ATGAATATATTACATGATATTAATCCTGAAAGAATTACCAAAGAAGAGTTTATAGTAGTTATTGAAATTTCTCAAGGAAGTAAAAAAAAATATGAGATTGACAAAGAAACAGGTCTTTTGTTGCTTGATCGTTTTTTGACAACTGCTTTTCGATATCCGATTAATTATGGATTTGTTCCTTTAACTCATTGTGAAGACAATGATCCTTTAGATGTTTTGGTGTTATCTCAAGAAATCCTAGATCCTATGACTTTGGTAAAATGTCGTCCTTTGGGAGTAATTAAAATGATTGATAATGATGAATTAGATGAAAAAGTAATTGCAGTTCCTGTTTTTGATAAGTATTTTTCTCATTTACAAGATTTAAAAGATATGCCTTCGCCAATGATTGCAGAAATTAAGCATTTTTTTGAAAATTACAAAGCTTTGGAAAAGAAAAAAGTAGTTATTGAAGCTATACAAGATAAACAAGCAGCATTTAGTGCTATTGAAACAAGTCTTTTAACTTATCAAAAAGTTATTAAACCTTCTTTAAAGAAAGAAAAAAAGCAATAA
- the smpB gene encoding SsrA-binding protein SmpB → MKTIITNKKAFYDYSLEKKKYQAGIKLLGSEVKSIRIGKINLLNSYIHIKNEEAFIVNMTILKYPFSCCLAYDENRTKKLLLQKHEIIQIKNKIKTEKLSVIPLKVYFNKNLVKLEIALSKGKKQHDKRNALKDFDAKLRIQKTLKNFNQKQ, encoded by the coding sequence ATGAAAACAATTATCACTAATAAAAAAGCATTTTATGATTATTCTTTAGAAAAGAAAAAATATCAAGCAGGAATCAAATTATTAGGAAGCGAAGTAAAATCAATTAGAATAGGAAAAATTAATTTATTAAACTCCTATATTCATATCAAAAATGAAGAAGCTTTTATAGTGAATATGACTATTTTAAAATATCCTTTTAGTTGTTGTTTGGCATATGATGAAAATAGAACTAAAAAGCTTTTGTTGCAAAAACATGAAATTATCCAAATTAAAAACAAAATTAAAACTGAAAAATTGTCTGTTATTCCTTTAAAAGTTTATTTTAATAAAAATTTAGTTAAATTAGAAATTGCCTTATCTAAAGGTAAGAAACAACACGATAAAAGAAATGCTTTAAAAGACTTTGATGCTAAATTGCGTATTCAAAAAACATTAAAAAACTTTAATCAAAAACAATAA
- a CDS encoding DUF2779 domain-containing protein yields the protein MKISKTRFIKFLKVLKYLNFKFLYQNKSQFLLDFSNELKDLINEETYAKKLAFLQENLSEQDEYQAVLNQKHLNIMQPYYKQLELLVGSYLEKHFPGEVIFSLETYQQKKFQMNKQGYQFYCFLDGYQEDKTTIRIFETKTTTSKKFLKLQFVNDNKEKMPFFHYTSPNTLSPFCKGSNQDNPSYQKKMQTFFNPKSQEGKYIYDLTYQRWVIENNLTEAQKKKKIEYYLVVLNSDYVYDCKSCNAALDPNLLTFIDLTLITQQGTQILENDANLLISYLSSKTNKPNDTSSYYLLPEKILHFYENIPSKDSIFTYFYNHLGFFDSQNKQKHETQQLILQQYYHVSDIPFAWLNRFDNKVQQKVTQKKLPYYCFDKIKAGLQILKYPLYYLDFEAFPCPFPRFKGEKPYTQSLFQFSLHIEKIPGLCNKDKNHVSFLAPDHADYRKTLLEKLTNAILDDGGSIIVYHKAFEKTRLQELSLLFPEYSLQIQNIIARIFDLKDLLKGSKTFYQNLGFDSEQAAGINFYHPHLQGSFSIKKITPLFCNLNYQNLVIQNGIEAFLTYIQLPKMSPLQFQAQFQALEQYCKQDTWVMVEILKGLISQTQKPNFLYLTPKDIVQ from the coding sequence ATGAAAATTTCTAAAACTCGTTTTATTAAGTTTTTAAAAGTTTTAAAATATTTGAATTTTAAGTTTTTGTATCAAAATAAATCTCAGTTTCTTTTGGATTTTTCCAATGAACTCAAAGATTTAATTAATGAAGAAACTTATGCTAAAAAACTTGCTTTTTTACAAGAAAATCTAAGCGAGCAAGACGAATATCAAGCTGTTTTAAACCAAAAACATTTAAACATTATGCAACCTTATTACAAACAATTAGAGCTTTTGGTAGGTTCTTATTTGGAAAAACATTTTCCAGGAGAAGTTATTTTTTCTTTGGAAACTTATCAACAAAAAAAGTTTCAAATGAATAAACAAGGATATCAATTTTATTGTTTTTTAGATGGATATCAAGAAGACAAAACTACTATTCGTATTTTTGAAACTAAAACTACTACTAGCAAAAAATTCTTAAAATTGCAATTTGTAAACGATAACAAAGAAAAAATGCCCTTTTTCCATTATACAAGTCCTAACACCTTATCACCTTTTTGCAAGGGCTCCAATCAAGACAACCCATCTTATCAAAAAAAAATGCAAACTTTTTTTAATCCCAAATCACAAGAAGGAAAATACATCTATGATTTAACTTATCAAAGATGGGTAATTGAAAATAATTTAACTGAGGCACAAAAAAAGAAAAAAATAGAGTATTATTTGGTAGTTCTTAATTCGGATTATGTTTATGATTGCAAAAGTTGTAATGCGGCTTTGGATCCTAACTTGCTTACTTTTATTGATTTGACTTTGATTACACAACAAGGAACTCAAATATTAGAAAATGATGCCAATCTTTTAATTTCTTATTTGTCTTCAAAAACTAACAAGCCAAACGACACTTCTTCTTATTATTTGTTGCCTGAAAAAATCCTTCATTTTTATGAAAACATCCCTTCCAAAGACAGTATTTTTACTTATTTTTATAATCATTTAGGTTTTTTTGACTCCCAAAACAAACAAAAACACGAAACACAACAGTTAATTTTGCAACAATATTATCATGTTTCTGACATTCCTTTTGCTTGGTTGAATCGTTTTGATAACAAAGTGCAACAAAAAGTTACCCAAAAAAAGCTTCCTTATTATTGTTTTGATAAGATTAAAGCAGGGTTGCAAATTCTAAAATACCCTCTTTATTATTTAGATTTTGAGGCTTTTCCGTGTCCTTTTCCTAGATTTAAAGGCGAAAAACCCTATACTCAATCCTTATTTCAATTTTCACTTCACATCGAAAAAATCCCTGGTTTGTGCAACAAAGATAAAAATCACGTTTCTTTTTTGGCACCCGATCACGCCGATTACAGAAAAACCCTATTAGAAAAACTAACCAATGCCATTTTAGATGATGGAGGCTCCATTATTGTTTATCATAAAGCTTTTGAAAAAACACGCCTTCAAGAATTATCTTTGCTTTTTCCTGAATATTCCTTGCAAATCCAAAACATTATTGCGCGTATTTTCGATCTTAAAGACCTTCTAAAAGGCAGCAAAACTTTTTATCAAAACCTAGGATTTGATTCCGAACAAGCCGCAGGCATTAATTTTTATCATCCCCATTTGCAAGGTTCTTTTTCTATCAAAAAAATTACTCCTTTATTTTGCAATTTGAATTATCAAAATTTAGTTATTCAAAATGGTATTGAGGCTTTTTTAACTTATATTCAACTGCCTAAAATGTCTCCTTTGCAATTTCAAGCGCAATTTCAAGCCTTAGAACAATATTGCAAACAAGATACTTGGGTAATGGTAGAAATTTTGAAAGGACTTATCAGCCAAACCCAAAAACCTAATTTCTTATATTTAACTCCTAAAGATATTGTCCAATAG
- the nusA gene encoding transcription termination factor NusA codes for MISKNFFKLLDKIAQERDLDKDQVIDAFAKGLISGCKKNHKVKSCKIELKEDKSEIILYKQFLVADEATMSTINLKESTPITLEEAQQIKPHAKIGQVIDIKVDPKDFNLYAVKELKNQFKEELTKKKRESIYNFFKQQEGKLISAKIISENDKFYNLELEKEITTLLPKKEIASNNEMQVGERIQVFLSEVRKTTKWPKIFVSCNHVGLVVKVLEENIPEIQEGIVKIAGVARISGERTKIGLLSCDAQVDAIGSCIGERSNRIKNVIKILKDEKVDLFVWSDDPQELIANALKPASCLQVVIKDDINKYALAIVPDDQFSLAIGKLGKNVKLAVEVTKWNIDIKTLDQAQKEGLI; via the coding sequence TTGATTAGTAAGAATTTTTTTAAACTTTTAGATAAAATCGCTCAAGAAAGAGATTTAGATAAAGACCAAGTTATTGATGCTTTTGCTAAAGGATTGATTTCTGGTTGCAAAAAAAATCATAAAGTTAAAAGCTGTAAAATCGAGTTAAAAGAAGACAAAAGCGAAATTATTTTATATAAACAATTTTTGGTTGCCGACGAAGCTACTATGAGCACTATTAATTTAAAAGAGTCAACTCCCATTACTCTTGAAGAAGCCCAACAAATTAAGCCTCATGCCAAAATAGGTCAAGTAATTGATATTAAAGTTGATCCTAAAGATTTTAATCTATACGCTGTCAAAGAACTTAAAAATCAATTCAAAGAAGAGCTTACCAAAAAGAAAAGAGAAAGCATTTATAATTTTTTCAAACAACAAGAAGGCAAATTAATTAGCGCTAAAATTATTTCGGAAAACGATAAATTTTATAATTTGGAATTAGAAAAAGAAATTACTACCTTGCTGCCTAAAAAAGAAATTGCTTCCAATAATGAAATGCAAGTAGGCGAAAGAATTCAAGTTTTTTTGTCAGAAGTAAGAAAAACTACTAAATGGCCTAAGATTTTTGTCAGTTGTAATCATGTGGGACTTGTAGTTAAAGTGTTAGAAGAAAATATTCCTGAAATCCAAGAAGGCATCGTTAAAATTGCAGGGGTTGCCCGCATTTCTGGCGAACGTACCAAAATTGGTTTATTGTCCTGCGACGCTCAAGTAGATGCCATTGGCTCTTGTATTGGCGAAAGAAGTAACCGTATTAAAAATGTTATCAAAATCCTTAAAGACGAAAAAGTTGATTTATTTGTTTGGAGCGACGATCCCCAAGAACTTATTGCAAATGCCCTCAAACCTGCTTCATGCCTTCAAGTTGTCATCAAAGACGACATTAACAAATACGCTCTTGCAATTGTTCCTGACGACCAATTTTCTTTAGCGATTGGTAAATTAGGTAAAAATGTTAAATTAGCAGTGGAAGTAACTAAGTGGAATATTGATATCAAAACCTTAGATCAAGCCCAAAAAGAAGGATTAATTTAA
- a CDS encoding YlxR family protein encodes MTVLRTCIVSKKIQDIKKMIRINSTKQGKVAVDFNLALQGRGAYLTLKLEYVILSQKKKLLDKKLKTKVPEEIYQTLLKLIALQT; translated from the coding sequence ATGACTGTTTTGCGAACTTGTATAGTTTCTAAAAAAATTCAAGATATCAAAAAAATGATTAGAATAAATAGCACTAAACAAGGAAAAGTAGCTGTTGATTTTAATTTAGCACTTCAAGGAAGAGGAGCATATCTAACTTTAAAACTTGAATATGTTATTTTGTCGCAAAAAAAGAAACTTTTAGATAAAAAACTCAAAACCAAAGTTCCTGAAGAAATATATCAAACTCTTTTAAAATTGATTGCTTTACAAACTTAG